TTAGCAACTTTAGCGTTGCAGCAAGCGAGATAAAGTTACGCGGACCAAGCGAATGTTTAGCAGTTTAAATACTGACGTTTATAACAAAATTAGGTCAAGAAAAGTTAAATATTCAAACTGCTTACCTGCGACGCCACGTCAACGGGGAAAGGAGAATAAACGCCGGAGAAGGTTCGTCTCGTAACGTGGTTCTGTAAGAGAGTATGAGGCGTTCAGGGAACGCTCGGCTTTCGGAGAATAGTTAGTTGAGGGGCATTTGTGAAAAGTAGGAACAACAAGTACTCAGACggagtatacatgtatatatttttttaatttatagagAACGGATATCGTGAAATAAAATGTTGCCAGAACCTTTTGGATTAGTGTAAATATCCTAATTCTTGACTATTACAGTGTGAACTGTTTTCTCCGTTACAATTGGGAGCACTCGcttgtataaaaatatttagacGCTAGCGGGCGCTAAAATGACAGTCTTAACGACTCTGTTTTTCAACAGTCGATATCCTTTTGCTGTAAAAGAGATATAAAGAATGAAAACTGGTAAAGTCTAACAGAAGGGCACCATTTACTGGTAATTACCGCTTAAGGGAAGCACATGGCAAATATGgcattatttcaaatgtttctattataaaaaaaacaaccccccaaaaaatcttaaaGCTGCTTCAGCATCCAACGACGCACAAATGGATTGCTTTGGCGTGCTTTACAAAAAGTTTTATTCCATGAGAGTTGAAATTGGCAGTACAGCTGACACACAAAGGTGGAAACACTTGTGCTGGCTTTTGTTTTTGGATTTAATCGTCCTTATCCTTGGCGCCGTGCTTCAGGATGCGCGTGAACTCCACGTAGTTGAAGTTGTTCTTCTTGTCGATGGGCGCCTCGCGGAAGAGCTCGTCCACCTCGTCATCCGTGAATCGGTCGCCCATCGTCGTCAGGAGCTCCCTAAGATAATCGTCCGGGATGAAACCTGTAGGAACCATGTATTATTTTCTTTAACAATGATCCCGTTGAAATGCTTCTATCTATtcccctttatttatttatttttctacctGTTCCTTCCTCATCAAAGCACGCAAAGGCGTTTCTGATGACGTCCTCAGGGTCGGTGCCGTTGAGCTTCTCTCCAAACATGGTGAGGAACATGGTGAAATTGATGGGCCCGGGAGCTTCGTTCATCATGGCCTCCAGGTAATCGTCATTGGGATTTTTCCCTGTCAAGCAGTTATGGAGATTGCACTTATTTGACATTTAGCCAAGACAGCAGACGCTCGCTGAACCGGTTTTCAAAAGACGTGCCGAAGACACACAAGTTACTCTGTGAACGCTAAATAGCCGTCTCACCATTAGGTGACTAATCGAGAACTATTTGATAGCCAATTAAGACCGACCTAAAAATGGTCTATATCCCCTAAGAGTCAatactttcatttttaaatggatgtcactggtggaaaaaaacagttacaataaaaacatgccattcaatgttccctctaagctgcgcgcgtgcgcaat
This Stigmatopora argus isolate UIUO_Sarg chromosome 17, RoL_Sarg_1.0, whole genome shotgun sequence DNA region includes the following protein-coding sequences:
- the LOC144091514 gene encoding myosin regulatory light chain 2, smooth muscle minor isoform; this encodes MSSKRAKTKTTKKRPQRATSNVFAMFDQSQIQEFKEAFNMIDQNRDGFVDKEDLHDMLASLGKNPNDDYLEAMMNEAPGPINFTMFLTMFGEKLNGTDPEDVIRNAFACFDEEGTGFIPDDYLRELLTTMGDRFTDDEVDELFREAPIDKKNNFNYVEFTRILKHGAKDKDD